ATGGGTCCCGTTAGAGACCGCGGTCGCTAATATGGGAATGACCATAAAGCAAGACTAAGATTATTTAATAATGTTAATCACGCGGGTCGCTTAATTTAAGTGCGACCTGTCTCTAACGGGATGGATATACGTAATATTGCTATTATCGCCCATGTTGACCACGGCAAGACCACGCTGACCGACGCACTTTTGCGTCAGACCGGGGTTGCCGCCGAGGGCGTTTCTATGGATTCAAACGCTTTAGAGCTCGAGCGCGGGATTACCATTTACTCAAAAAATGCGGCGATATTCTATAAAGATACAAAAATAAACATCGTGGATACGCCGGGGCACGCCGACTTCGGGAGCGAGGTAGAACGGGTGCTGCGCTCCATCGATTCGGTACTTCTTGTGGTAGATGCACAGGAGGGGCCCATGCCCCAGACGCGTTTTGTGCTGAAAAAATCCCTTGAACTTGGCCTACGGCCCATCGTCGTCATAAACAAAATAGATAAGCCTGCGGCCGACCCTGCGCGCACGGAAGAGCAGGTGCTTGAACTTTTTTTGGAACTCGGCGCAAGCAATGTGCAGGCGGATTTTCCTGTCGTCTTCTCCGTAGGGCGGGAGGGTATCGCCAAGGCGCGTCTTACGGATAAATCTGAAAACCTCACGCCATTGCTTGAGACCGTACTTTCCCATGTGCCCGTTGCTTCCAATACTTCTCCCGACACGCCCCTTCGCCTGCAGCCATTCAACCTTGGTTATGATAATTTTATGGGCCGGCTTGCCATAGGCCGCGTATACGAAGGAAGAGTTGTGCCCGGGCAAAACGTTTTTGTGAAAAAGCCGTCGGGAGAAACTCGGCAGGGAAAAATAAACAAAGTTTTCACTTTCAGGGGCCTAGAGCGGATAGAGAGCTCCGAGGCGCTGGCAGGAGATATCGTACTTGTTTCTGGTCTTCCGGATATTGACATAGGAGAGACCGTAACCACAGATGGGGAAGCGTCTCCGCTTCCGGGCATTGCTGTGGATGAGCCGACTATTGCCCTTAATTTTCTCATAAACAATTCGCCGTTTGCCGGACGCGATGGAACGTATGTGACATCCCGGCAAATTCGGGAGAGACTTGAGCGGGAGCTAGAAGTAAATGTGGGACTTCGTATTATTTTTGAAGCCTCCGACAGTTTCCGCGTATTTGGACGTGGGGAACTGCACATCGCCATTCTGCTGGAAAACATGCGCCGTGAAGGCTATGAATTGCAGGTTTCCCAGCCGCAGGTCATTATACGAGAAGAGAACGGTGTGAAAACCGAGCCGTTTGAAGAGGTTATTGTGGATACGCCGAGCAAATACCAGGGCGCCATCATCGAACGCCTTGGCACGCGTGGATTTACGCTCGGAGACCTGCGTGCTCACGGAGATATCATACGGCTTTCTTTTACCGGTCCCACCCGCGGGCTCTTGGGATATCGAAATCAATTCATCATAGACACGAAGGGTGAGGGCATTCTTTCTTCGCGCGTTGTCGGCTTTCGGCCGCATGTGGGCGATATGCGCAACCGCACGGTAGGGTCCATGGTATCCATGGCGAGCGGGAAAGCGCTTGGTTTCTCGCTTTGGAACTTACAGGATAGGGGCACGCTGTACATAGGGCCCAGCACAGAAGTTTACGAGGGCATGGTCATCGGCAACGTTACCAAGGGAAACGATCTGGCCGTGAACCCCACAAAGGGAAAACAGCTTACCAACATGCGCGCATCGGGGTCGGACGAAGCCATAGACCTTACTCCACCATTCACGCTTTCCATTGAACGCGGGCTTGAAATTATGGCTGAAGACGAATATCTTGAGATAACTCCGATAAGCGTTCGCCTGCGCAAACAATATCTTACGGCGAACGAGCGCTCTAAACATAAGTAAAAATATGCAAACTCCTCCGCAACCTCCTTCGACATTCTATGGCCTGGGCATCGCGCCCCGGCTGCTCGATGTCCTGGATAAATTAAAATTTACAACACCAACACCCATCCAGCAAAAAGCTATTCCCATCGCCATCGAGGGACAAGACCTCATCGGTATTGCGCAGACGGGAACTGGAAAAACTCTGGCATTCGGCATTCCCATGATACAGCGCCTTGCCCAGGTGAAGGGAAAGGGTCTGATCATCTTGCCAACCCGGGAGCTGGCGCTGCAAGTAGATGAGGTGCTTCATTCCATCGGCCGGTCCATTAATTTGCGTACAGCCGTGCTTATTGGAGGCGCTTCCATGAAACTGCAGATAGACGCACTACGTAAAAATCCGCACGTACTGGTGGCGACACCCGGCCGCATTAACGACCATCTCGAACAAAGAAATCTGACTTTGGGCGACGTGCGGATATTGGTGCTGGACGAAGCCGACCGCATGCTTGATATGGGCTTTTTGCCGCAGCTTCGGCGGATACTACAGCTGGTGCCGCGCGAGAGGCAGACGATGCTGTTCTCCGCAACGATGCCCGCCGATATCGTCCGTATCGCCTCCTCCTACATGCGCACGCCGGTCCGCACCGAGATAGCGCGTCCGGGAACCGCGGCAGAAAAAGTTGCGCACGAACTTTTCATCGTGGAAAAGCATGACAAAATAAGACTTCTTGAAAAATTGCTTAACGAATATCGCGGGACGGTTCTGGTATTCTCTCGGACAAAATTCGGCGCAAAGAAAATATGTAGCGTCCTTAGGCATATAGGCGTTGCCGCCTCGGAGATCCACTCAAACCGTTCGCTTGCCCAACGAAGAGACGCGCTTGAGGGGTTCAAGTCCGGAAAATACCGGGTGCTTATCGCAACCGATATCGCCGCGCGTGGCATAGATGTTGTGGGAATTGAACTGGTTATCAACTACGATATTCCTGACAATCCCGAGGATTACATTCACCGTATCGGCCGTACGGGACGGGCGGGGTTATCGGGACGCGCGATATCGTTCGCATCGGCGGACCAGGGACAGGAGGTTCGCGAGATAGAAAAACTTGCGCGCATCATGCTGCCCATAACCAAACTTCCCGAGCTTCCGCCTGCGCGCCCCCACCCAAACATCCGCCCCGATTTCTATCCGCGTCGGCCCATGCACCAATCATACCCGAGAGGATTTAAAGCTCGTGAACGGCAAAGACGATGAGACAAAAACATCCGCTTTTAAAGCGGATGTTTTTTCGTTTTGGTTTATAAACGGAGCGCTTAGGGTTGTACCGTAAGCGTCGCCACGCCCGCGCCGTCGCATTCGATGCTATGAATTCCCACGGGGCTTGCGAAGACCGTAACATAATCTCTGGGGGCAATGTTGAACGTTTGCATACTCACCCGAACCTTTCTGCCCGTGTAATCAAGATTGTCTATGGCAAAATTCGAATCTTGTTTAAGCGTCAGGCTGTTGGGCGTTGCGACGCATTGTAAAAGCGCTATGCGCGGAAGCGTTGTCTCTTTTGGCGCTTGGGCTGCTGGTTTTTGTGTTCCCGCGGGCGATATGGGCGTATTGCCGTCCGCAGGGATGGTCGTTGTGGTCAGCCCCGAAGGAGTCGGGCTTCCGGTGAGAGTTTCGGCAGGGGTCTCGCGCGTCCCGTACCAGTATCCCGCGTATACGGAGAAAAGAAGTGCCAGAACAATGAGCATGTATTTCATATATGAAATCGCTTACAAGTTATAATTAACGTAATTGTAGTCTAACAGGATTTATCAGAAAAACCAACCATCTTCGCTCCGTTAGAAGCAGGTCGCGATTTTACATTCTTCTCGTATGCAATAATTATTTTGAAGAAAATTTTTCTTAAATGGCATCAGTGACTATTCTGAAAACAATCGTGACTTCTAGCGGGGTTCACAAAAGCCGCATTTGGCCCTATACTAGTGTTTAGTAAATAATTAAATAAAAATCTTATGCAGGCGTATGTAAAGATAGGCGTTGGTATTTTAGTCGTAGGGGGGCTTGTAGGAGCTTCTTCGTTTTTAATTGGCAGTAAGGCGCCGAGTAAAGACATGATGCGTAACGAAATACAGTCGGCCTCAAAATCCCCCGAAAGTTCGAATTCCTTTATGCTTAAGGGTCAAACGGGTATTGCAATAAAAACAGACGAGCCGGAATATGTAGCCGGAGTGAAAGGATTTTTTGCAATGCCCCAGGCCCCGGGAGCATATCCGGGAGTGGTCATGATACACGAATGGTGGGGTCTTAACGACAACATTCGCGATATGGCCCGAGAACTTGCGAAAGAGGGATATGCGGTGCTTGCAGTAGATCTTTTTGGAAAGGTTGCCGCAAACTCCGACGAAGCCAGGGCCCAGGTTGGAGCGCTTGATCAGACGCGCGCGCTTGAGAATTTGAAAGCGGCCGCGAAATATTTGAAGGACGGGGGAGCCCCGAAAATAGCCTCGCTTGGCTGGTGTTTCGGCGGCGGGCAATCTTTACAACTTGCGCTATCGGGAGAAGATCTTGCGGCAACCATCATCTACTACGGAAACCTTGTTACCGAAGAACAAAAACTTTCCTCCATTCATTGGCCGGTGCTTGGTATTTTTGGGGACAAGGACCAGTCTATTCCGGTGAGCCGCGTGCAGGAATTCGATTCCGCATTAGACAAGCTCGGCATAGCTAATAATATCCATGTCTACCCCGGCGTAGGACACGCATTTGCAAATCCTTCCGGCGCGAACTGGGCACCGGACGAAACGAAAGATGCATGGACAAAAACCTTGAGCTTCCTCTCGGATAATCTCAAGGAGGCAGATGCCCCGAATCCGACAATAAAACAGACAAGTGCGGCAAAGGAATTTACCATGACAGCGTTTTACGAGATGATTGACGATAAACCCAAGCCCCAATTTTCTCTCAATGAAATGCGCGTAAAGAGAGGTGATGCGGTGCGCATTAATATCACAAACACCAAGGGTATGCATGATTTTGTCATTGATGAGTATGGTATTCAAAAAGAAACGCCACTCAATAAAGCAGTTACCGTAGAATTTACCGCCGATAAAGCCGGTTCATTCGTCTACTATTGCTCAATGCCCAATCACAGGGCTCTGGGCCAGTGGGGAACGCTGGTGGTTGAGGGATAGTCCGGCGCCACATGTTCAAGACCGTCAAAACGATTTTCAGTCTTGCCTTGATATGCGCGCTTGCCGTGGTTTTTTGGGGGCGCCTTGAACGTCTTCTTCCGCGCCTCTACACGCAATATTTTCCGTGTCGGGCTCCCATTTCCTATCGGGTGTCTTCTTTCGATTCAAGATTCGGCATATCACGACAGGATTTTCTCGGGGCCATAGACGACGCCGCGAATATATGGGAGGAAGCCGCGCAGAGAGACCTTTTTGCGGCACATCCCGATGGGGACCTGGGCATTGGTCTTGTATACGACTTTCGGCAGGAAGCGACCGAAAAACTTGGTAAGCTCGGCCTCGTCATTTCGGATACCCAGGCTTCTTACGACGCACTGAAGGCGAAATACGATGCGCTATACAAGGACTACAATCGTCTTAAGAGCCTTTTCGATTCGCGCCTTGCCATATTTCAAAAGCGCAAAAATGCGTATGATGCAGAAGTATCGCAGTGGAACGGACGCGGCGGAGCTTCTAAGGATATTTACGGACGTTTGCAGGAAGAGCGGGAGTGGCTGGAAAAAGAAATTGGCGAACTCAACAATCTCCAAGATGCCGTAAATATAGCCGTCGCAGATATTAATGCGCTTGTGCCGGCGCTGAAACGGGTTGCCTCTGCGCTGAATCTGGATGCGGCGCGCTTTAACGAGGTGGGCCGGGAGCGCGGGGAAGAATTTGAAGAAGGTACGTATCGCGAAGGGCCGGAAGGAAGAGAAATCGTTATCTATCAATTCGACGATATGCAAAAACTCATACGGGTTTTGGCGCACGAACTGGGACACGCGCTTGGCCTGGAGCACTTGGAAGATCCCAAAGCCATGATGTATCGGCTGAATCAGGGGACGAGCGGACAGCTTGCCGGCTCGGACATTGTCCAACTTAAGAAGTTGTGCGGAATGCAATAGGAAAAATAAAGTCCGCGGACTTGCGCAGCCCCGTAGTACGTGGTATGATATATTCTTGTATCTTGAAAGCTACATATTAACCACGTACTGCATTCGAGGAGGTATAGATGAATACGATTAAGGAAGGTGGACGGAATGCCTGGGTGCTCGCATTTCTGGCGCTCGGCGTCGTCTTTGGCGACATCGGGACCTCGCCCCTCTACGCACTTCGGGAGACATTCTTCGGACACTACCCGCTTGACCGCACGCTTGCCAATGTCGTCGGAGCGCTTTCGCTTTTTTTCTGGTCGTTGGCGGTCGTTGTTACGATAAAGTATGTCTTGCTTGTCATGCGCGCCGACAATGATGGCGAAGGAGGCATATTCGCTCTTCTAGGACTTATTCGGCAGAACGAGACAAAAACGCCCAAGCGTCTTTTTGCGGTCTCGGTCGGAGCGATCATCGCCGGAGCGGCTTTGCTCTATGGAGACGCCTTCATCACGCCTGCCATTTCCGTGCTTTCGGCGGTTGAGGGGTTGGCGGTGGTCGCCCCATCGCTTGGACCTCTTGTTGTGCCCATCGCGATAGTTATTCTTGCAGGACTCTTCTCGATCCAAAGACGCGGTACGCACTGGGTCGGAAGCCTGTTCGGGCCGGTCATTCTCCTTTGGTTTTTCGCGCTTGTCGTTCTTGCGATCCCGCAGCTCTGGCGCCATCCGGAAGTTTTTACAGCGCTCAATCCGTTCTACGGCTTACAGTTCCTTGCGCATCATGGATGGAAATCTTTCTGGATACTCGGCGCGGTGGTATTGTGCGTTACCGGCGGCGAAGCACTATACGCGCACCTTGGCCATTTTGGGCGCGGCGCCATAACCCGTGCATGGGTATTCCTGGTATATCCCGCCCTTACACTCAACTACTTTGGTCAGGGAGGGCGGCTCCTCGAAGAGACGGCCATACCAAACAACAACCTATTCTACAGTCTGGTTCCGGCATGGGCCATGTGGCCCATGATCGGTCTTGCAACGGCGGCGACAGTCATTGCAAGTCAGGCCATGATATCCGGATCCTTCGCGGTTACGGCGCAAGCAATAGCCTTGGGAGTGTTCCCCAGGCTTCGCGCGGTCCATACGAATCCCGACGTGCAGGGCCAGATCTATGTGCCGTTTATTAATTGGACGCTCTTTGGCGGCTGCCTGGCGTTCATCTTGCATTTTAAAACGTCAGGAGCACTTGCTGCGGCGTACGGAATTGCGGTAACGGGCACGATGGCGATCACAACGGCTGTATTCTTTATCGTTGCGCACTACGGATGGAAATGGAGACTTGCCTTCATCGGTCCAGTGGTGTTGCTGCTTACCGCCGTTGACCTCGCATTTTTTTCCGCGAACATGCTGAAATTCCTCGATGGCGGCTTCGTGCTTATCGCGGTAGGACTTTTGCTCTTTGTCGTGATGTGGATCTGGCGATGGGGAAGAATGGTGTTTGCCAAAGCACACCATAGTTATACCCGCAACCGCGATATCAATTGGCTTTTACATCTCAAAAGCCGTCTAGAAAAAGAGGGCGGTGTCTTGAAGGATGGGCGCTCGCGGTCATTTGTGGAAAACGACCGCGTTGTGGTGTTTCTTGCATCGCGTCCGGTAGAAGCCCCCCGGGACCTCATACCGGTAACGCTTCGCGTGTATCTGAAACGGCACGGCGCCATGCCCAAGCACATCATCATGCTTACCGTCGTGCAGGATAAAGTTCCATACATTCGGGGCAATCGCATTTCGATACAGAACCTCGGTCGAGATGTGTTCGGCGTGCAGGCCCACTTCGGCTTTATGGAGAACCCCGATGTTGTTGAAATTCTGCGGGATGCGAAGCTCCGGAAAGTGGTTGGGGGAGAACTCCACCGCTGCACCATAGAGATCGGGGAAGAAGACCTTGTCATCCACAAAAATGCAAGAATCCTTGACCGT
Above is a genomic segment from bacterium containing:
- a CDS encoding DEAD/DEAH box helicase, with the protein product MQTPPQPPSTFYGLGIAPRLLDVLDKLKFTTPTPIQQKAIPIAIEGQDLIGIAQTGTGKTLAFGIPMIQRLAQVKGKGLIILPTRELALQVDEVLHSIGRSINLRTAVLIGGASMKLQIDALRKNPHVLVATPGRINDHLEQRNLTLGDVRILVLDEADRMLDMGFLPQLRRILQLVPRERQTMLFSATMPADIVRIASSYMRTPVRTEIARPGTAAEKVAHELFIVEKHDKIRLLEKLLNEYRGTVLVFSRTKFGAKKICSVLRHIGVAASEIHSNRSLAQRRDALEGFKSGKYRVLIATDIAARGIDVVGIELVINYDIPDNPEDYIHRIGRTGRAGLSGRAISFASADQGQEVREIEKLARIMLPITKLPELPPARPHPNIRPDFYPRRPMHQSYPRGFKARERQRR
- a CDS encoding dienelactone hydrolase family protein yields the protein MQAYVKIGVGILVVGGLVGASSFLIGSKAPSKDMMRNEIQSASKSPESSNSFMLKGQTGIAIKTDEPEYVAGVKGFFAMPQAPGAYPGVVMIHEWWGLNDNIRDMARELAKEGYAVLAVDLFGKVAANSDEARAQVGALDQTRALENLKAAAKYLKDGGAPKIASLGWCFGGGQSLQLALSGEDLAATIIYYGNLVTEEQKLSSIHWPVLGIFGDKDQSIPVSRVQEFDSALDKLGIANNIHVYPGVGHAFANPSGANWAPDETKDAWTKTLSFLSDNLKEADAPNPTIKQTSAAKEFTMTAFYEMIDDKPKPQFSLNEMRVKRGDAVRINITNTKGMHDFVIDEYGIQKETPLNKAVTVEFTADKAGSFVYYCSMPNHRALGQWGTLVVEG
- a CDS encoding KUP/HAK/KT family potassium transporter; translated protein: MNTIKEGGRNAWVLAFLALGVVFGDIGTSPLYALRETFFGHYPLDRTLANVVGALSLFFWSLAVVVTIKYVLLVMRADNDGEGGIFALLGLIRQNETKTPKRLFAVSVGAIIAGAALLYGDAFITPAISVLSAVEGLAVVAPSLGPLVVPIAIVILAGLFSIQRRGTHWVGSLFGPVILLWFFALVVLAIPQLWRHPEVFTALNPFYGLQFLAHHGWKSFWILGAVVLCVTGGEALYAHLGHFGRGAITRAWVFLVYPALTLNYFGQGGRLLEETAIPNNNLFYSLVPAWAMWPMIGLATAATVIASQAMISGSFAVTAQAIALGVFPRLRAVHTNPDVQGQIYVPFINWTLFGGCLAFILHFKTSGALAAAYGIAVTGTMAITTAVFFIVAHYGWKWRLAFIGPVVLLLTAVDLAFFSANMLKFLDGGFVLIAVGLLLFVVMWIWRWGRMVFAKAHHSYTRNRDINWLLHLKSRLEKEGGVLKDGRSRSFVENDRVVVFLASRPVEAPRDLIPVTLRVYLKRHGAMPKHIIMLTVVQDKVPYIRGNRISIQNLGRDVFGVQAHFGFMENPDVVEILRDAKLRKVVGGELHRCTIEIGEEDLVIHKNARILDRFCGRILENLQRLAISAHHYFGLGDVPGISKIVIPVDIDRDGVRIDIPEFAFDPREAVADIDPDTLKESEITYEPLR
- a CDS encoding matrixin family metalloprotease, producing MFKTVKTIFSLALICALAVVFWGRLERLLPRLYTQYFPCRAPISYRVSSFDSRFGISRQDFLGAIDDAANIWEEAAQRDLFAAHPDGDLGIGLVYDFRQEATEKLGKLGLVISDTQASYDALKAKYDALYKDYNRLKSLFDSRLAIFQKRKNAYDAEVSQWNGRGGASKDIYGRLQEEREWLEKEIGELNNLQDAVNIAVADINALVPALKRVASALNLDAARFNEVGRERGEEFEEGTYREGPEGREIVIYQFDDMQKLIRVLAHELGHALGLEHLEDPKAMMYRLNQGTSGQLAGSDIVQLKKLCGMQ
- the typA gene encoding translational GTPase TypA; this encodes MDIRNIAIIAHVDHGKTTLTDALLRQTGVAAEGVSMDSNALELERGITIYSKNAAIFYKDTKINIVDTPGHADFGSEVERVLRSIDSVLLVVDAQEGPMPQTRFVLKKSLELGLRPIVVINKIDKPAADPARTEEQVLELFLELGASNVQADFPVVFSVGREGIAKARLTDKSENLTPLLETVLSHVPVASNTSPDTPLRLQPFNLGYDNFMGRLAIGRVYEGRVVPGQNVFVKKPSGETRQGKINKVFTFRGLERIESSEALAGDIVLVSGLPDIDIGETVTTDGEASPLPGIAVDEPTIALNFLINNSPFAGRDGTYVTSRQIRERLERELEVNVGLRIIFEASDSFRVFGRGELHIAILLENMRREGYELQVSQPQVIIREENGVKTEPFEEVIVDTPSKYQGAIIERLGTRGFTLGDLRAHGDIIRLSFTGPTRGLLGYRNQFIIDTKGEGILSSRVVGFRPHVGDMRNRTVGSMVSMASGKALGFSLWNLQDRGTLYIGPSTEVYEGMVIGNVTKGNDLAVNPTKGKQLTNMRASGSDEAIDLTPPFTLSIERGLEIMAEDEYLEITPISVRLRKQYLTANERSKHK